The following proteins come from a genomic window of Carassius gibelio isolate Cgi1373 ecotype wild population from Czech Republic chromosome B8, carGib1.2-hapl.c, whole genome shotgun sequence:
- the LOC127964054 gene encoding serine/threonine-protein kinase TAO1-B-like, producing the protein MAPEVILAMDEGQYDGKIDIWSLGITCIELAERKPPLFNMNAMSALYHIAQNESPALQSSEWTDYFRNFVDSCLQKIPQDRPHSEDLLQHAFVLRGRPESVLIDLILRTKDAVRELDNLQYRKMKKILFQEAHNGPTTETQEGDEEPEHGPGHTGTVSSVGSNQSIPSMSISASSQSSSVNSIPDAADDKSDHDLEKDHTFMSNNSVIHLKPEEEEVYPNDPETRPHPSEAQAAPAQPPQRKHHRNREHFATIRTAYLVTRQMQEHEQDSELREQMSGYKRMRRQHQKHLMALENKLKAEMDEHRLRLDKELEAQRNSFAAEMEKLVKKNQASIEKDAKSFANDEKKFQQHIQAQQKKELSSFLESQKREYKLRKEQLKEELNENQSTPKKEKQERLSKQKENFQHYQAEEEANLLRRQRQYLELECRRFKRRILIAKHNVEQDLVREELNKRQTQKDLEHAMLLRHHESMQELEVRQLGTIQKMRTELIRLQHQTELTNQLEYNKRRERELRRKHVMEVRQQPKSLKSKELQIKKQFQDTCKIQTRQYKALRNHLLETTPKSDHKAVLKRLKEEQTRKLAILAEQYDHSINDMLSTQALRLDEAQEAECQVLKMQLQQELELLNAYQSKIKKQTDAQHDRERKELEQRVSLRRALLEQKIEEEMVTLQNERSERIRSLLEKQAREIEAFDSESMRLGFSNMVLSNLASSDGHSHSFPGAQSSWGSQHGASTQGSPWGGHHSGSQHGHHHHPSHSDSIQQPWGHGLPSGGPPPWGHYGSGASQCSSGGSGGLRNSPQVVRRATTGVRNEQGMSRSTSIASQISNGSHLSYT; encoded by the exons ATGGCCCCTGAAGTGATTTTAGCCATGGATGAGGGACAGTATGATGGAAAGATTGACATCTGGTCTCTTGGGATCACCTGCATAGAACTAG CGGAAAGGAAACCTCCTCTGTTTAACATGAATGCGATGAGTGCCTTATATCACATAGCACAGAATGAGAGCCCTGCACTGCAATCGAGTGAATG GACGGATTATTTTAGAAATTTTGTTGACTCCTGCCTTCAGAAAATCCCTCAAGACAGACCACACTCTGAGGATCTGTTGCAG CATGCCTTTGTCCTGCGAGGGAGGCCAGAATCTGTTCTGATAGACTTAATTTTGCGGACAAAAGATGCGGTCCGAGAGCTGGACAACCTGCAGTACCGCAAGATGAAGAAGATCCTCTTTCAGGAGGCACACAATGGGCCGACCACTGAGACCCAGGAGGGAGATGAG gAGCCAGAGCATGGTCCTGGTCACACGGGCACAGTGAGCAGTGTGGGCAGTAATCAGTCCATTCCCAGCATGTCAATCAGTGCAAGCTCTCAGAGCAGCTCAGTGAACAGCATTCCCGATGCTGCTGATGACAAGAGTGACCATGACCTGGAGAAAGACCACACTTTTATGTCAAATAATTCGGTCATACACCTGAAGCCT GAAGAAGAGGAAGTTTACCCCAACGATCCTGAAACGCGTCCTCATCCCTCAGAAGCCCAGGCGGCACCCGCACAGCCCCCGCAACGCAAACACCATCGCAACCGCGAGCACTTTGCCACCATTCGCACAGCTTATCTG GTGACACGCCAGATGCAGGAACATGAGCAGGACTCCGAGCTGAGGGAGCAGATGTCCGGTTACAAACGCATGAGACGGCAGCACCAGAAGCACCTTATGGCCCTGGAGAACAAACTGAAAGCGGAGATGGACGAACACAGGCTGAGACTGGACAAAGAACTGGAGGCCCAGAGGAACAGCTTTGCCGCTGAGATGGAGAAACTTGTGAAGAAAAACCAAGCATCCATAGAGAAAGAT GCCAAGTCATTTGCCAATGATGAGAAGAAATTCCAACAGCACATTCAAGCACAGCAAAAGAAAGAGCTTAGTAGCTTCCTGGAGTCACAGAAACGAGAGTACAAGCTAAGGAAGGAACAACTCAAAGAG GAGCTAAATGAGAACCAGTCCACCCCTAAGAAAGAGAAGCAAGAGCGGCTTTCGAAGCAGAAGGAGAACTTTCAGCACTACCAGGCAGAGGAGGAAGCCAACCTGCTCCGCCGACAGCGGCAGTACCTGGAGCTAGAATGTCGGCGCTTTAAACGGCGAATCCTCATTGCAAAACACAATGTAGAACAGGACCTTGTACGGGAG GAACTAAATAAGCGCCAGACACAGAAAGATCTGGAACATGCCATGCTGCTCCGCCATCATGAATCCATGCAGGAGCTGGAAGTTAGGCAGCTGGGCACCATTCAGAAGATGCGTACAGAGCTGATTCGCTTGCAGCATCAGACTGAACTCACCAACCAGCTAGAGTACAACAAACGCAGAGAGCGAGAGCTCCGCCGCAAACATGTCATGGAGGTCCGGCAACAGCCCAAAAGCCTTAAG TCTAAAGAGCTTCAGATCAAGAAACAGTTCCAGGACACGTGTAAAATCCAGACACGGCAGTATAAGGCCTTGCGCAACCACCTCCTGGAGACCACACCCAAGTCTGACCACAAGGCTGTGCTGAAGAGGCTGAAGGAGGAGCAGACCCGGAAATTAGCCATCCTTGCTGAACAGTATGACCATTCCATCAATGACATGCTCTCCACACAAGCT CTGCGATTGGATGAGGCACAGGAGGCTGAATGTCAGGTGTTAAAGATGCAGCTGCAGCAGGAGTTGGAGTTGCTGAATGCTTATCAGAGCAAAATCAAAAAGCAGACGGATGCACAGCATGATCGTGAGAGGAAAGAGCTGGAGCAGAGGGTTTCGCTGAGGAGGGCTCTTCTTGAGCAGAAG ATTGAAGAGGAGATGGTTACCCTGCAAAATGAGCGCTCAGAACGAATCCGCAGTCTATTAGAGAAGCAGGCCCGGGAGATTGAAGCGTTCGACTCTGAAAGCATGCGCCTGGGATTCAGCAACATGGTGCTCTCCAACCTGGCCTCATCCGATGGCCACAGCCACAGCTTTCCGGGGGCCCAGAGTAGCTGGGGCTCCCAGCACGGTGCAAGCACCCAGGGGTCACCCTGGGGAGGACACCACAGTGGCAGCCAGCACGGCCACCACCACCACCCAAGCCACAGTGACTCTATCCAGCAGCCTTGGGGTCATGGCCTACCTTCAGGGGGGCCACCCCCCTGGGGGCACTACGGGTCTGGGGCCAGTCAGTGCTCGAGTGGGGGAAGTGGTGGGCTACGGAACAGTCCCCAGGTGGTACGGCGGGCCACCACAGGTGTCCGCAATGAGCAGGGGATGAGCAGAAGTACCAGCATCGCCTCTCAGATTTCCAATGGTTCGCACCTGTCCTACACGTAA